A section of the Callithrix jacchus isolate 240 chromosome 14, calJac240_pri, whole genome shotgun sequence genome encodes:
- the DCTN1 gene encoding dynactin subunit 1 isoform X14, which translates to MSAEASARPLRVGSRVEVIGKGHRGTVAYVGATLFATGKWVGVILDEAKGKNDGTVQGRKYFTCDEGHGIFVRQSQIQVFEDGADTTSPETPDSSASKVLKREGTDTTAKTSKLPTRPASTGAAGASSSLGPSGSASAGELSSSEPSTPAQTPLAAPIIPTPALTSPGAAPPLPSPSKEEEGLRAQVRDLEEKLETLRLKRAEDKAKLKELEKHKIQLEQVQEWKSKMQEQQADLQRRLKEARKEAKEALEAKERYMEEMADTADAIEMATLDKEMAEERAESLQQEVEALKERVDELTTDLEILKAEIEEKGSDGAASSYQLKQLEEQNARLKDALVRMRDLSSSEKQEHVKLQKLMEKKNQELEVVRQQRERLQEELSQAESTIDELKEQVDAALGAEEMVEMLTDRNLNLEEKVRELRETVGDLEAMNEMNDELQENARETELELREQLDMAGARVREAQKRVEAAQETVADYQQTIKKYRQLTAHLQDVNRELTNQQEASVERQQQPPPETFDFKIKFAETKAHAKAIEMELRQMEVAQANRHMSLLTAFMPDSFLRPGGDHDCVLVLLLMPRLICKAELIRKQAQEKFELSENCSERPGLRGAAGEQLSFAAGLVYSLSLLQATLHRYEHALSQCNVDVYKKVGSLYPEMSAHERSLDFLIELLHKDQLDETVNVEPLTKAIKYYQHLYSIHLAEQSEDCTMQLADHIKFTQSALDCMSVEVGRLRAFLQGGQEATDIALLLRDLETSCSDIRQFCKKIRRRMPGTDAPGIPAALAFGPQVSDTLLDCRKHLTWVVAVLQEVAAAAAQLIAPLAENEGLPVAALEELAFKASEQIYGTPSSSPYECLRQSCKILISTMNKLATAMQEGEYDAERPPSKPPPVELRAAALRAEITDAEGLGLKLEDRETVIKELKKSLKIKGEELSEANVRLSLLEKKLDSAAKDADERIEKVQTRLEETQALLRKKEKEFEETMDALQADIDQLEAEKAELKQRLNSQSKRTIEGLRGPPPSGIATLVSGIAGEEQQRGGVPGQAPGSVPGPGLVKDSPLLLQQISAMRLHISQLQHENTILKGSQMKASLASLPPLHVAKLSHEGPSSELAAGALYRKTSQLLETLNQLSTHTHVVDITRTSPAAKSPSAQLMEQVAQLKSLSDTIEKLKDEVLKETVSQRPGAMVPTDFATFPSSAFLRAKEEQQDDTVYMGKVTFSCAAGLGQRHRLVLTQEQLHQLHSRLIS; encoded by the exons ATGAGTGCAGAGGCAAGCGCCCGGCCTCTGCGGGTGGGTTCCCGTGTAGAGGTGATTGGAAAAGGCCACCGAGGCACTGTGGCCTATGTTGGAGCCACACTTTTTGCCACTGGCAAATGGGTAGGCGTGATTCTGGATGAAGCAAAGGGCAAAAATGATGGAACTGTCCAAGGCAGGAAGTACTTTACTTGTGATGAAGGGCATGGCATCTTTGTGCGCCAATCCCAG ATCCAGGTATTCGAAGATGGAGCGGATACTACTTCCCCAGAGACACCGGATTCTTCTGCATCAAAAGTCCTCAAAAGAG AGGGAACTGATACAACtgcaaagaccagcaaactg CCCACCCGCCCAGCCAGCACTGGGGCGGCTGGGGCCAGTAGCTCCCTGGGCCCCTCTGGCTCAGCGTCAGCAGGTGAACTGAGCAGCAGTGAGCCTAGCACCCCTGCTCAGACTCCACTGGCAGCACCCATCATCCCCACGCCGGCCCTCACTTCTCCTGGAGCAGCACCCCCACTTCCTTCTCCCTCCAAG gaggaggagggactAAGGGCCCAGGTGCGGGACCTGGAGGAAAAACTAGAGACCCTGAGACTGAAACGGGCAGAAGACAAAGCAAAGCTTAAAGAGCTGGAGAAACACAAAATCCAGCTGGAGCAGGTGCAGGAATGGAAGAGCAAAATGCAGGAGCAGCAGGCAGACCTGCAGCGGCGCCTCAAGGAGGCGAGGAAG GAAGCCAAGGAGGCACTGGAGGCAAAGGAACGCTATATGGAGGAGATGGCTGATACTGCTGATGCCATTGAGATGGCCACTCTGGACAAGGAGATGGCTGAAGAGCGGGCTGAGTCCCTGCAGCAGGAGGTGGAGGCGCTGAAGGAGCGGGTGGACGAGCTCACCACTGACTTAGAGATCCTCAAGGCTGAGATTGAAGAGAAGG GCTCAGATGGCGCTGCATCCAGTTATCAGCTCAAGCAGCTTGAGGAGCAGAACGCCCGCCTGAAGGACGCCCTGGTGAG GATGCGGGATCTTTCTTCCTCGGAGAAGCAGGAGCATGTGAAACTCCAGAAGCTCATGGAAAAGAAGAACCAAGAGCTGGAAGTTGTGAGGCAACAGCGGGAGCGTCTGCAGGAGGAGCTGAGCCAAGCAGAGAGCACCATTGATGAGCTCAAGGAGCAG GTGGATGCTGCTCTGGGTGCTGAGGAGATGGTAGAGATGCTGACAGATCGGAATCTGAATCTGGAAGAGAAAGTGCGAGAGTTGAGGGAGACTGTGGGAGACTTG GAAGCGATGAATGAAATGAACGATGAGCTTCAGGAGAATGCACGTGAGACAGAACTGGAGCTGCGGGAGCAGCTGGACATGGCGGGTGCGCGGGTACGTGAGGCCCAGAAGCGTGTGGAGGCAGCCCAGGAGACAGTTGCAGACTACCAGCAGACGATTAAGAAGTACCGCCAGCTGACTGCCcatctacag GATGTGAATCGGGAACTGACAAACCAGCAGGAAGCATCTGTGGAGAGGCAACAACAGCCACCTCCAGAGACCTTTGACTTCAAAATCAAGTTTGCTGAGACCAAGGCCCATGCCAAG GCAATTGAGATGGAATTGAGACAGATGGAGGTGGCTCAGGCCAACCGACACATGTCCCTGCTGACAGCCTTCATGCCTGACAGCTTCCTTCGGCCAGGTGGGGACCATGACTGCGTTCTGGTGCTGCTGCTCATGCCTCGTCTCATTTGCAAG GCAGAGCTGATCCGGAAGCAGGCCCAGGAGAAGTTTGAACTAAGTGAGAACTGTTCAGAGCGGCCCGGATTGCGAGGAGCTGCTGGAGAGCAACTCAGCTTTGCTGCTGGACTGGTATACTCGCTGAGCCTGCTGCAGGCCACACTACACCGCTATGAGCA TGCCCTCTCTCAGTGCAATGTGGATGTGTATAAGAAAGTGGGCAGCCTCTACCCTGAGATGAGTGCCCATGAGCGCTCCTTGGATTTTCTCATTGAACTGCTGCACAAGGATCAACTGGATGAGACTGTCAATGTGGAGCCTCTCACCAAGGCCATCAAGTACTATCAG CATCTGTACAGCATCCACCTTGCCGAACAGTCTGAGGACTGTACTATGCAGCTGGCTGACCACATTAAG TTCACGCAGAGTGCTTTGGACTGCATGAGCGTGGAAGTAGGACGGCTGCGTGCCTTCTTGCAG GGTGGACAGGAGGCTACAGATATTGCCCTCCTGCTCCGGGATCTGGAAACTTCATGTAGTGACATCCGCCAATTCTGCAAGAAGATCCGAAGACGAATGCCGGGGACAGATGCTCCTGGGATCCCAGCTGCACTGGCCTTTGGACCACAG GTATCTGACACACTCCTAGACTGCAGGAAGCACTTGACGTGGGTTGTGGCTGTGCTGCAGGAAGTGGCAGCTGCTGCTGCCCAGCTCATTGCCCCGCTGGCAGAGAATGAGGGGCTACCTGTGGCTGCCCTGGAGGAACTGGCTTTCAAAGCAAGCGAGCAG ATCTATGGGACCCCCTCCAGCAGCCCCTATGAGTGTCTGCGCCAGTCATGCAAGATCCTCATCAGTACCATGAACAAGCTGGCCACAGCCATGCAGGAGGGGGAGTATGATGCAGAGCGGCCCCCCAGCAAG CCTCCACCAGTTGAGTTGCGGGCTGCCGCCCTTCGTGCAGAGATCACAGATGCTGAAGGCCTGGGTTTGAAGCTCGAAGATCGAGAGACAGTTATTAAGGAGTTGAAGAAGTCACTCAAAATTAAG GGAGAGGAGCTAAGTGAGGCCAATGTGCGGCTGAGCCTCCTGGAGAAGAAGCTGGACAGTGCTGCCAAGGATGCAGATGAGCGCATCGAGAAGGTCCAGACTCGGCTGGAAGAGACCCAGGCACTGCTGCGGAAGAAGGAGAA AGAGTTTGAGGAAACAATGGATGCGCTCCAGGCTGACATTGACCAGCTGGAGGCAGAGAAGGCAGAACTAAAGCAGCGGCTGAACAGCCAGTCCAAGCGCACGATTGAGGGACTCCGGGGCCCTCCTCCTTCAGGCATTGCTACTCTGGTCTCTGGCATTGCTGGTG AAGAACAGCAGCGAG GAGGCGTCCCTGGGCAGGCTCCAGGGTctgtgccaggcccagggctgGTGAAGGACTCACCACTGCTGCTCCAGCAGATCTCTGCCATGAGGCTGCACATTTCCCAACTCCAGCATGAGAACACCATCCTCAAG GGATCCCAGATGAAGGCATCCTTGGCATCCCTGCCGCCTCTGCATGTTGCAAAGCTGTCCCATGAGGGCCCTAGCAGTGAGTTAGCAGCTGGAGCGCTGTATCGTAAGACCAGCCAGCTGCTGGAGACGTTGAATCAATtgagcacacacacgcacgtagTAGACATCACTCGCACCAGCCCTG CTGCCAAGAGCCCGTCGGCTCAGCTTATGGAGCAAGTGGCTCAGCTTAAGTCCCTGAGTGACACCATCGAGAAGCTCAAG GATGAGGTCCTCAAAGAGACAGTATCTCAGCGCCCTGGAGCCATGGTACCCACTGACTTTGCCACCTTCCCTTCATCAGCCTTCCTCAGG GCCAAGGAGGAGCAGCAGGATGACACAGTCTACATGGGCAAAGTGACCTTCTCGTGTGCGGCTGGTCTTGGACAGCGACACCGGCTGGTGCTGACCCAGGAGCAGCTGCACCAGCTCCACAGTCGCCTCATCTCCTAA
- the DCTN1 gene encoding dynactin subunit 1 isoform X15, with product MSAEASARPLRVGSRVEVIGKGHRGTVAYVGATLFATGKWVGVILDEAKGKNDGTVQGRKYFTCDEGHGIFVRQSQIQVFEDGADTTSPETPDSSASKVLKREGTDTTAKTSKLPTRPASTGAAGASSSLGPSGSASAGELSSSEPSTPAQTPLAAPIIPTPALTSPGAAPPLPSPSKEEEGLRAQVRDLEEKLETLRLKRAEDKAKLKELEKHKIQLEQVQEWKSKMQEQQADLQRRLKEARKEAKEALEAKERYMEEMADTADAIEMATLDKEMAEERAESLQQEVEALKERVDELTTDLEILKAEIEEKGSDGAASSYQLKQLEEQNARLKDALVRMRDLSSSEKQEHVKLQKLMEKKNQELEVVRQQRERLQEELSQAESTIDELKEQVDAALGAEEMVEMLTDRNLNLEEKVRELRETVGDLEAMNEMNDELQENARETELELREQLDMAGARVREAQKRVEAAQETVADYQQTIKKYRQLTAHLQDVNRELTNQQEASVERQQQPPPETFDFKIKFAETKAHAKAIEMELRQMEVAQANRHMSLLTAFMPDSFLRPGGDHDCVLVLLLMPRLICKAELIRKQAQEKFELSENCSERPGLRGAAGEQLSFAAGLVYSLSLLQATLHRYEHALSQCNVDVYKKVGSLYPEMSAHERSLDFLIELLHKDQLDETVNVEPLTKAIKYYQHLYSIHLAEQSEDCTMQLADHIKFTQSALDCMSVEVGRLRAFLQGGQEATDIALLLRDLETSCSDIRQFCKKIRRRMPGTDAPGIPAALAFGPQVSDTLLDCRKHLTWVVAVLQEVAAAAAQLIAPLAENEGLPVAALEELAFKASEQIYGTPSSSPYECLRQSCKILISTMNKLATAMQEGEYDAERPPSKPPPVELRAAALRAEITDAEGLGLKLEDRETVIKELKKSLKIKGEELSEANVRLSLLEKKLDSAAKDADERIEKVQTRLEETQALLRKKEKEFEETMDALQADIDQLEAEKAELKQRLNSQSKRTIEGLRGPPPSGIATLVSGIAGGGVPGQAPGSVPGPGLVKDSPLLLQQISAMRLHISQLQHENTILKGSQMKASLASLPPLHVAKLSHEGPSSELAAGALYRKTSQLLETLNQLSTHTHVVDITRTSPAAKSPSAQLMEQVAQLKSLSDTIEKLKDEVLKETVSQRPGAMVPTDFATFPSSAFLRAKEEQQDDTVYMGKVTFSCAAGLGQRHRLVLTQEQLHQLHSRLIS from the exons ATGAGTGCAGAGGCAAGCGCCCGGCCTCTGCGGGTGGGTTCCCGTGTAGAGGTGATTGGAAAAGGCCACCGAGGCACTGTGGCCTATGTTGGAGCCACACTTTTTGCCACTGGCAAATGGGTAGGCGTGATTCTGGATGAAGCAAAGGGCAAAAATGATGGAACTGTCCAAGGCAGGAAGTACTTTACTTGTGATGAAGGGCATGGCATCTTTGTGCGCCAATCCCAG ATCCAGGTATTCGAAGATGGAGCGGATACTACTTCCCCAGAGACACCGGATTCTTCTGCATCAAAAGTCCTCAAAAGAG AGGGAACTGATACAACtgcaaagaccagcaaactg CCCACCCGCCCAGCCAGCACTGGGGCGGCTGGGGCCAGTAGCTCCCTGGGCCCCTCTGGCTCAGCGTCAGCAGGTGAACTGAGCAGCAGTGAGCCTAGCACCCCTGCTCAGACTCCACTGGCAGCACCCATCATCCCCACGCCGGCCCTCACTTCTCCTGGAGCAGCACCCCCACTTCCTTCTCCCTCCAAG gaggaggagggactAAGGGCCCAGGTGCGGGACCTGGAGGAAAAACTAGAGACCCTGAGACTGAAACGGGCAGAAGACAAAGCAAAGCTTAAAGAGCTGGAGAAACACAAAATCCAGCTGGAGCAGGTGCAGGAATGGAAGAGCAAAATGCAGGAGCAGCAGGCAGACCTGCAGCGGCGCCTCAAGGAGGCGAGGAAG GAAGCCAAGGAGGCACTGGAGGCAAAGGAACGCTATATGGAGGAGATGGCTGATACTGCTGATGCCATTGAGATGGCCACTCTGGACAAGGAGATGGCTGAAGAGCGGGCTGAGTCCCTGCAGCAGGAGGTGGAGGCGCTGAAGGAGCGGGTGGACGAGCTCACCACTGACTTAGAGATCCTCAAGGCTGAGATTGAAGAGAAGG GCTCAGATGGCGCTGCATCCAGTTATCAGCTCAAGCAGCTTGAGGAGCAGAACGCCCGCCTGAAGGACGCCCTGGTGAG GATGCGGGATCTTTCTTCCTCGGAGAAGCAGGAGCATGTGAAACTCCAGAAGCTCATGGAAAAGAAGAACCAAGAGCTGGAAGTTGTGAGGCAACAGCGGGAGCGTCTGCAGGAGGAGCTGAGCCAAGCAGAGAGCACCATTGATGAGCTCAAGGAGCAG GTGGATGCTGCTCTGGGTGCTGAGGAGATGGTAGAGATGCTGACAGATCGGAATCTGAATCTGGAAGAGAAAGTGCGAGAGTTGAGGGAGACTGTGGGAGACTTG GAAGCGATGAATGAAATGAACGATGAGCTTCAGGAGAATGCACGTGAGACAGAACTGGAGCTGCGGGAGCAGCTGGACATGGCGGGTGCGCGGGTACGTGAGGCCCAGAAGCGTGTGGAGGCAGCCCAGGAGACAGTTGCAGACTACCAGCAGACGATTAAGAAGTACCGCCAGCTGACTGCCcatctacag GATGTGAATCGGGAACTGACAAACCAGCAGGAAGCATCTGTGGAGAGGCAACAACAGCCACCTCCAGAGACCTTTGACTTCAAAATCAAGTTTGCTGAGACCAAGGCCCATGCCAAG GCAATTGAGATGGAATTGAGACAGATGGAGGTGGCTCAGGCCAACCGACACATGTCCCTGCTGACAGCCTTCATGCCTGACAGCTTCCTTCGGCCAGGTGGGGACCATGACTGCGTTCTGGTGCTGCTGCTCATGCCTCGTCTCATTTGCAAG GCAGAGCTGATCCGGAAGCAGGCCCAGGAGAAGTTTGAACTAAGTGAGAACTGTTCAGAGCGGCCCGGATTGCGAGGAGCTGCTGGAGAGCAACTCAGCTTTGCTGCTGGACTGGTATACTCGCTGAGCCTGCTGCAGGCCACACTACACCGCTATGAGCA TGCCCTCTCTCAGTGCAATGTGGATGTGTATAAGAAAGTGGGCAGCCTCTACCCTGAGATGAGTGCCCATGAGCGCTCCTTGGATTTTCTCATTGAACTGCTGCACAAGGATCAACTGGATGAGACTGTCAATGTGGAGCCTCTCACCAAGGCCATCAAGTACTATCAG CATCTGTACAGCATCCACCTTGCCGAACAGTCTGAGGACTGTACTATGCAGCTGGCTGACCACATTAAG TTCACGCAGAGTGCTTTGGACTGCATGAGCGTGGAAGTAGGACGGCTGCGTGCCTTCTTGCAG GGTGGACAGGAGGCTACAGATATTGCCCTCCTGCTCCGGGATCTGGAAACTTCATGTAGTGACATCCGCCAATTCTGCAAGAAGATCCGAAGACGAATGCCGGGGACAGATGCTCCTGGGATCCCAGCTGCACTGGCCTTTGGACCACAG GTATCTGACACACTCCTAGACTGCAGGAAGCACTTGACGTGGGTTGTGGCTGTGCTGCAGGAAGTGGCAGCTGCTGCTGCCCAGCTCATTGCCCCGCTGGCAGAGAATGAGGGGCTACCTGTGGCTGCCCTGGAGGAACTGGCTTTCAAAGCAAGCGAGCAG ATCTATGGGACCCCCTCCAGCAGCCCCTATGAGTGTCTGCGCCAGTCATGCAAGATCCTCATCAGTACCATGAACAAGCTGGCCACAGCCATGCAGGAGGGGGAGTATGATGCAGAGCGGCCCCCCAGCAAG CCTCCACCAGTTGAGTTGCGGGCTGCCGCCCTTCGTGCAGAGATCACAGATGCTGAAGGCCTGGGTTTGAAGCTCGAAGATCGAGAGACAGTTATTAAGGAGTTGAAGAAGTCACTCAAAATTAAG GGAGAGGAGCTAAGTGAGGCCAATGTGCGGCTGAGCCTCCTGGAGAAGAAGCTGGACAGTGCTGCCAAGGATGCAGATGAGCGCATCGAGAAGGTCCAGACTCGGCTGGAAGAGACCCAGGCACTGCTGCGGAAGAAGGAGAA AGAGTTTGAGGAAACAATGGATGCGCTCCAGGCTGACATTGACCAGCTGGAGGCAGAGAAGGCAGAACTAAAGCAGCGGCTGAACAGCCAGTCCAAGCGCACGATTGAGGGACTCCGGGGCCCTCCTCCTTCAGGCATTGCTACTCTGGTCTCTGGCATTGCTGGTG GAGGCGTCCCTGGGCAGGCTCCAGGGTctgtgccaggcccagggctgGTGAAGGACTCACCACTGCTGCTCCAGCAGATCTCTGCCATGAGGCTGCACATTTCCCAACTCCAGCATGAGAACACCATCCTCAAG GGATCCCAGATGAAGGCATCCTTGGCATCCCTGCCGCCTCTGCATGTTGCAAAGCTGTCCCATGAGGGCCCTAGCAGTGAGTTAGCAGCTGGAGCGCTGTATCGTAAGACCAGCCAGCTGCTGGAGACGTTGAATCAATtgagcacacacacgcacgtagTAGACATCACTCGCACCAGCCCTG CTGCCAAGAGCCCGTCGGCTCAGCTTATGGAGCAAGTGGCTCAGCTTAAGTCCCTGAGTGACACCATCGAGAAGCTCAAG GATGAGGTCCTCAAAGAGACAGTATCTCAGCGCCCTGGAGCCATGGTACCCACTGACTTTGCCACCTTCCCTTCATCAGCCTTCCTCAGG GCCAAGGAGGAGCAGCAGGATGACACAGTCTACATGGGCAAAGTGACCTTCTCGTGTGCGGCTGGTCTTGGACAGCGACACCGGCTGGTGCTGACCCAGGAGCAGCTGCACCAGCTCCACAGTCGCCTCATCTCCTAA